TTGCGTATCACTGGCTTTGCGGAGGGTCATCTGCCGATCATGTACCTCGGAGTTCCCTTATTTCGGGGTAATAGGACGTGTTCCCTTTTTGAGCCCCTCTTACAGTCTGTTAGGAGGCGgctggagggttgggagattcgtacTCTTTCTCCGGGGAGCCGCATGACCCTCATTCGTAGTGTGCTCCTCTCGATGCCCATATATTTGTTTAGGGTTGTTCAGCCTCCGTTGGCTGTCATGGAAAATCTTGAGCGAGTCTTTAATGCCTTTCTTTGGGGGTCTAGGCccttggagaagaaatggcattgggctcgttggtctcgggcttgcctccccgtggaagaggggggtcttggcttccgcagattgaaagatctcgtggatagcttctccataaaactgtggttttggttcaggcagggatcttccctctgggccaaatttttgatgaggaaatattgtctcttggcgcacccagcttgtgtctcttctcgtggttttatctctcccacttggcggcgtttgctccagatcaggcctcgtgcggagagtggtattcgctggcgtgtcggccatggagatgtttctttttgggatgattgttggttcaGGGATGTTCCTCTGTCCAGTCAGACTGAAGTCTGTGGGGATCGTGGTGCTCGggtttcccattttctttcggagggaacctgggattttgacctcctctgttcagtagttgctccttctattgcggagcagattgtgttggtcccgattctcttgggagagttggattcggctcgttggattcatagctccgatggtgctttTTCTGTCAAGTCCGCTTGGGAGTTGATCCGTTTGCGCGCCCCGATCTCTGGTATTAATCGCGCCTGTTGGGGTAGCTAGTTGAGGCCTACGATGTCATtctttctttggagattttggcatcagtggctcccagttgatgaggtgcttcagcgccgtggctttgcgttagcgtctcgttgtcagtgttgtgatatgtctgagacattcacgcatgTGTTTATTCGCAGCCCGGTGGCTAGGCCTGTTTGGCATTTTTTTGGTGCGGTCTTTGGGGTTCGTATCcctgacactgaggatttcaggttattccttagtgcgtggaagaggaatctggtctgggctccagggggccatgtgagggagtttctccctttcattattttgtggtttctctggactACTCGGAATGATGCGAAGCATCGCCAGCTCTCCATATCTGGGGAGACGGTGAAGTTCCAGATTTTATCTTACCTGCGCCTCGCCCATTCTGCGCGTACTATCAAACCCAAGCATTGGATGGGTTTCTTCCACGTGGCGCACTTACTGGGGATTTTGGTTTGCTTACACAGATATCatcggacggcgattgttcgttggCTTAAGCCGCCGTCCGgttgttttaagcttaatgtggatgggagctcgAGAGGGAATCCAGGGGATTCTACAGTTGGTGGCGTTGTTCGTGATCATTCTGGGCGGGTCTTGTTAtcgttcagtgagttcattggagctggATCCACTAGCCGAGCAGAACTTTGGGCAGTCTGGAGGGGTCTCCTTATTTGTTCTGATCTTtctcttttccctctttggattgaggttGATTCCCAGATTTCTATTCAGATCCTCCGCTCTCGTCAGTGTCATTGGGGATTGGATCACATTGTGTCTAGGATTTTGGTTCTCTTGAGGGGGCGGATGGTTCATATCTCGCATATATACCGGGAGGGTAACtcggtggcggatgctttgGCGGTTAGGGCCCATGACCTTAGGCAGTTTTCCTTAGAGATAGGTCCTTCCTTACCCAGCCACATCTCCATCCTTGCCCGTTCTGATCGTTcagggcttccatacctcagatccagatattcttagccatttgcagcccactcttccttttggctctctttctttttctatatatatgtatttatttttcttgcaggtcttttgtccttggaggttgttttttatATCTCATTTGAGATGTGCAAGTtggcccagacacttgcactcTCCTTGTTTTGTTCTTTTGGATTTGGGTGGGTCCCAGCACTCTCCCCGTTGGTGCTTTTCTTTGGATCATTCTTGTTATCCGGCCGGCGCTCactgcaggcttctccttgccCGCCGctttattacttttatgctctcTGGCCGATTGTTATGGTGGCTCTGGATGATCTTTTTCTATGGTCTCTCTGGCCCGGAGTCTCATTCATGTCGGGATTTATATGGTTTCTACTTTCGTTCCGTGATTTGGTGGCTCTGGTTGTTCTCTATTGGTTGCATCTTCTTTCAGAGTTACAGTCATGCTTGGATTTCTGATTTTATGAGCTCCGTCAGTTTTCCCCCTCTCCTTGGGTCTTGGAGCTTTTCTGACTTTCGCTGGATTACGGTCCTTCTTTTGTGTTTCGACCGTTTTAGCACAATGACTTTCCAGCTGCATAATATTTTGATTGCCAGATCGTGTACAGCGGACCGATCTCGGATTAGGATGTATTTTTCAGTTTGGCATCACACTGGCAGatggctcagagatgggtaccatcggtggccttttgcacctacttctgagcCGGATTTCTACTGTTTAGATAGgtttcgatttattttcatgtatttagcGTCGCTTCTGGACGTTCATTTCTATTATGCTCCTTACCtagggattagtttttggctCACATATTTGCCACCCTAGATTTTGTTTTCTGTGTGTTGTGTGGTAGCTTTTCGAGAGGTCTTGGTATAGTCCCCCTCTCGTTAGGTTTTATGatgtatttttgttttgttgatatatacaggtaggggtctgcctaacccccccgcttccaGCGGTGttttatcttaaaaaaaaaaaaccctaaaccctaaaccctaaaccgaaCCCATTTGCCCCcaaaaaaattttctctgaaaaaaCACACAGTAAAAGGTGAGAAAAAACACACTAAACCCGTCACTATTCACGCCCTACCCACCGCCATGCCaccgccgccggatcccggccggccaACCACCCCATCTGAACCGCCACCTCACGACGACCCTCCCTACAAAATTTCAGCTCAAATGGAGTCCGATTACCCACTCATTTCTCCGGTCAAAATCGCGGCGGTTTCTTCTCCTTCGTCGGCGCCGGCAACCGTCGCTCCTCCTGGTACTGGCCATACATCATTCTCTTCGCCTCACCCTCCCCTTTCATTTTCGGCACCTGCGCGACCGTCCAGTTACCCCGTTCCGGCGTCATCTCCGTTCAAAGCTCCGCAGTCACTGTTCACTGCGCAGCCGTCGCTTGTTTCGTCGATTCCGGCCAACTCCGACATCCAATGTTCCATCCCGACCCCGATCTAAGAACTCGCCGttgaatttcagatctaagaacTCGCCGTTGGACGCCTCACTGCCGTCTTTCTCCCCGCCGATTTCAGGCACTATTCCggcttctttcttcaattcctcTTTAGGGGTTGATCGTTCAGGTATGGGTCGCATTTTGCCATCTTCAATTTCTGGTTTCCGGCCACcggtcggaaacgcccaatttctAGGGCAAAATCGAGTTTCTTCACATACTTTGGTTAAATCGGACCCTCCAATGCCCGAGTCTGCACGAATTGGTCCCGGTTCTGGACTCCCCTCACCGTCGCCGGTCCATGGTGGTGCTCCGGTAGGTGACTCACGAGTCAACTCGGTCGAGTCGAATCACCGTGAAGGacgagttgactcggcagtcaacCCTTGTGCTGAAACGGTCAAACCAGGTACGCGTGTTCCTATTCCGCTTACTGTGTCATTTCGTGATATCCTGACTCCACCATCCCCTCGGACGGCCAAAAAAAGCTTTGATGAGTTGCACAACTCTATGAATGACATGCCTGTGCCGACTCTTCGAAATGGAAAACCGGGTATTCTCTTCCCGGATGAGGTTATTTCTACCCTCGCAGAACCTTTCAAATTTGCTTtggttggaaaaatttcagGGAATCGATCTCTAGTTCCAAATTCTGGTATTTCTGCGGCTTTTGCTAAATTGGGACTAGTTAGATCTTTTGACTTAAAGTTCATGCCTCGGGGTTTTCTTGTTCTCACTCTTGCTTGTGAAGAAGACTATGCGTTCTTTTGGACCAAGGGGGTTATGCAGGTTGGACCTCTGTTGGTCCGCTTCTCTAAGTGGATGCCAGAGTTTAATCTTCAGGAGGAGTCACCCATTGCCCCAGTTTGGATCCGCTTCCCGGGTCTTCCCCTTCATTTGTTTTCTAAGCAAAGTCTCTTTGCTTTGGCCAAAATTGTGGGGAAACCGGTGAAGATGGATGATCATACTGCAGATTCTTCTCGAGGCGCTTTTGCTCGCGTCTGTGTTGAAATTAATGTGCTCGAACCGCCAGTCAAAGAGAtttgggtgggttggggtgatcatgcTCAAGAAATTGAAGTCATTTATGAGCGAATCCCCGGGTACTGCATGGATTGCAAAATGCTGGGTCATTCGACCAGTGTTTGTTATTCCCATGGAAAAAATCCCAAACCTGTTCGTCCTAAGCCTGCTGACCGTGCTTCTGGCCAGTCTCCCCCATCTACAGAGTCTGCCCCTCCAGGGGGTGTTAATTCTGGTTTTAATTTGGGGACCCAGCCTCAGCTTCAGAAAACTGGCACGGGTCCCAGACGTAGAGGGAGAAAGAGGCCAGTTCGGCAGGTTCTTCCAAGAAAGAATCCTCTTGAGTTGAATCCTTTTGAGGTGCTCTCGCATGGGCAGGACGCGGAGCCTGATCCTGTTGGATTAGATTGTGTTGATATGGACCCTCCATGTGGTCATCTGGAGGATGCCGGTGTTGGGTCTTCTGGAAAGGATCCTTTGGAGTCTGTTCTTGTTGAGGGTGTGATCCTCAGTGATGAGGTTATTGATGGAGGGTTACAGTTGGATGATTGTGTGGATGGTATTGGGGTCCCGTCTACTAGTGAGTTGCCTGTGTTTGGCTCTCTGGGGCCTTGTACTTTGAATCACAGTAGTCATTCCATCCCCTCTGTTCCTTTGTCTCCTGATGATGCTTCCTCTACGGTAGAGGAATTGGTTGCTAGGCAGGGTCCTTCTGTCAGTGAGCTGGTCTTCCGGCTGGAATCTGCTGGAGATACTGATCAGGAATTCGATCGGCATTCTGAGTCGGGTGATGGCTGTAGGTCTGAAGGTCGTATTCTGGATGCTGATATGGGGGATATTAAGAAAAGGAAGGAGAATGCTTTTCATAGGTCGCGTAAAAAGCGACAGGGCGGTTCTGGTGCCCATTctccatgaattttctcatatggaATGTCAGGGGGCTCCGGAGCTCGGAGTCTCAACAAAGGCTACATGCCCACGTTAAAGATAAGAGAGTCAAGATCTTGGCTATTTTGGAAcccatgattgatctggatGTTCGTTTTATGACTCGTCGTTTTGGTTTTTCTCGAGTTATATCGAACTCCTCGGGTCATATCTGGGTTTTCTTTGCTGAGGATGTCATGGTTGAGTGTCTTTTTGATCACATTCAATTCCTTCACTTCCGGGTTTCTGCTACTTTTTTGCCGACCACTGTCTTTTGTTCCTTTGTTTATGCTAAGTGTGACTACATTGAGCGCAGACAGCTTTGGAATTCTTTGCTTCAGGTTAAGCCTGCTCAGGGTCCTTGGCTTGTTGGTGGCGACTTTAATGTAGTCAGGAATTCGTCGGAGTGTTTGGGTTCTTCTGGTGGGCGGTTGCTTCCCATGGAAGAAtttaatcactttattttggattctgggttagtagatgctggttttgaggggtcttcgttcacgtgGACGaacaagaccatttggaagcgtctTGATCGGGTTTTTGTgtctgttgattggggtgacCATTTTCATTCTATTCGTGTGGAGCACCTCATTCGTACGGTCTCTGACCATTGTCCTCTTTTTGTGTCAGTCCCGGTCTTTGCTAGTGGGCCGAGTTCTTTTCGCTTTCAGAGCATGTGGCTcaggcaccatggttttttgcagacggtgaggcttaattggaatttaCCGTGTCATTTGAACGGTATGCCCCGTCTTTTTGTGAAATTGAAGCGCCTCAAAAGCCATCTGAAGTGGTGGAATAAAAGTGTTTTTGGTGATCTTTTTGCCAAACTTGCTGAGGCGGAGCAGGCTGTCCGGATTGCTGAGGCAGATTGCGAGGCTGCTCCTTCGGATTTGCATTGGACTAGTTTGTCCAATTGCAATGCAGATCTTGCTAGGgttaccgccatggaggcggatttttggcggCAAAAAGCCGCTTGTAGGtggttagaggatggtgagaggaacaccaaactcttccaCAATATGGTCAAGAAAAAAAGGGTGGCTAATAAAATCTTTCGTATTTGGGATAATGGCTCTTGCATTACTTCCCCTGAGCTTATTCAGCAGTCTGGGGCCGCCTTTTTTCAAAACCTGCTTACTGGGGATCCTTTTGTGCTTTCTTGCCCGGATTTTTCTGATTTCCCCTTGGTGATCTCGGATTTGGAGAACGCAAATATTGCTGCCCCTCCTTCTTTGGAGGAGGTGCGggcgactgttttctccattcATCGTGATAGTGTGGCGGGGCCTGATGGATTCTCTTCggccttctttcagcattgctgggagattgtccatcaggatgtttttgatgcGGTCCTGGATTTCTTTCGGGGTAGTCCCTTGCCACAGGGgtttactgccaccacgatcACATTGATTCCCAAAGTCATGGGTGCTCAGGCTTGGTCGGACTTTCGTCCTATCAGCTTGTGTAATGTGACTAATAAGATAATTTCCAAACTTTTATATTCTCGGCTGAAGGAGGTGGCGGAGAGGCTGGTTTCGTGGAATCAGAGTGGCTTTGTTCCAGGGCGGGTGATTTCGGATAATATCCTCCTTGCTCAagagctcactcatagtctttctctccccacccgtggtggcaatgttattttgaaactgGATATGGCTAAAGCTTATGATAGGGTCCAATGGTCTTTTCTGTTGGATGTCTTGAGGCATTATGGCTTTTCAGAGCAGGTAGTGTCGATGATATCTGCCTACATTTCTCATTGCCAATTTTCagttaatatcaatggttcaCTCACTGGATTCTTTGGATCCACTAGGGGTCTCCGGCAGGGCGACCCTTTGTCCccacttcttttcattttgggggcagAGTACCTTTCGCGTGGTCTTGATCGTCTTTATCGTCAGTATCCTGCGATTAGGTACCGATCTGGTTGTGATCTCCTTCTTTCCCAcctggcctatgctgatgatatcattatttttgccaatggtgggacTCGTGAGATGAACAGTCTCATGGATTTTTTGCATCACTATGAAAACTTCTCGGGGCAGTTGGTGAATGCAGTTAAGAGTGTCAttattttgcctccgaggtgttCTGGTCGTACTCGTTCCCGTCTCCTTCGTATCACTGGGTTTGGGGAGGGTTGTTTTCCTATCAAATACCTCGGAGTTCCTTTGTTTCGTGGGAATAGAGTTTGCTCTCTTTTTGATCCCCTTGTGCAGATGGTGAGTAAGAAGTTGGAGGGTTGGGAGCTTAAAACTCTTTCCCCGGGGAGCCGTATGACTCTCCTTAGGAGTGTCCTCCTTTCGGTTCCCATTTACATGTTCCAGGTAGTCCAGCCACCTCTGGCAGTTATGGAGAGGCTTGAGAATGTTTTCAATGGTTTCCTGTGGGGATCCAGATCCTTGGataagaaatggcattgggcgaGGTGGTCTCGTGCATGTCTTCCTGTCTCTGAAGGGGGTCTTGGATTTCGCAGGCTCAAAGATATtgtggatagcttctccattAAATTATGGTTTCGTTTTCGTCAAGGTTCATCCCTATGGGCCAAATTCATGATGAGAAAATACTGCCAGTTGGTGCATCCAGCTTATGTTTCATCTGCTGGgttcatttctcccacttggcgtcGTTTGCTTAAGATTAGGGCTCGTGCTGAATCTGGCATTCGATGGAGAATTGGGGTGGGAGATGTTTCTTTTTGGGATGACATCTGGTGTGGGGATGTTCCCTTGTCTAGTCAGGTCCTGCTTAGGGGGGATCGGGGTGTCCGTGTTTCTCACTTTCTTTCAGATGGGGCTTGGGATTTTGACCTCCTCTGCTCAGTTGTCCCACCCTCTATTGCTGAGACTATTACTCTGATCCCTATTGCATCGGGGGAGCCCGATTCGGCTATTTGGGTGCATAGTTCTGACGGTGTTTTTTCGCTGAAATCCGCATGGGAGCTTGTCCGCTTGAGAGACCAAGTTTCTGATATCTTCACTCCTTGCTGGGGCAGTTGGCTGAGGCCTACTATGTCTTTCTTCCTCTGgaggttttggcatcaatggCTTCCAGTTGACGATGTGCTCCAGCGTCGTGGTTTCGAGCTGGCGTCtaaatgtcagtgttgtgagatgCCTGAGACATTCACGCACATTTTCATTGATAGCCCTCTTGCCAGGTCTGTATGGCATTACTTTGGGGCTGTTTTTCATGTCTGTATTCCCCTTACCAGTGATTTCAGACTCTTCCTCAGTGCTTGGAAGAGGCATCCGGGGTGGACTCCTAGGGGCCACGTGAAGGAGTTTTTGCCTTTCATTGTTTTatggtttctctggacggctcgTAACGATGCGAAACACCGTCATTTGCACATTTCCGCGGAGACTGTTaagtctcagattttgtcttatttGCGCCTCGCTCACGCTGCGTCTACTGTTAAGCCCATGCACTGGCGGGGTGTTTTGCAGGCTGCGAGGGCTATGGGGATTTTTGTTCAGTTGCGTAGGGCTCGTAAACTGACGATTGTTCGTTGGTTGCGGCCGCCGTTCGGGTGTTTTAAATTGAATGtagatgggagttcgagaggtAGTCCTGGGGACTCTACTGTTGGTGGGGTTGTTCGTGACTCTTCTGGGCATGTGGTGGTTTctttcagtgagttcattggagttgggaccaatgtccgggcagaattatgggctatttggaggggttttctcatttcttctgatcttcatctcttccctctttggattgagacTGACTCTTGGATTTCCATTCTTTTACTTCGTTCTCGTCGGTGCTGCTGGGATCTTGAACATTTTGTTACACGGATTCTTTTGTTGATGAGGGGGCGATCTGTTCATTTATCGCATATTTACCGGGAAGGGAATTCTGTGGCGGATGCcttggcggcgagggctcatACTTTTAGGCAGtacaccttagagttaggtccttccctacctccagacatctccacccttgctagatctgatcattctgggcttccatacctcagaaatagatcctcttagccatttgcagccccttcttcttttttggatCTCTTTCTTTATGGTCTCTGGctctatatctatttatatctatatacatatatatatatatatattttattgcaggttagtgtacttggaggttgtttttcaCTTCCGTATGGTCTGTGCAAGTGGGTCCAGACACTTGCACATGATGTGTGTATTCTTGTTTGTTCTGAGTGGGTCTCTGCCCTATTTCTGTTGGTGCTTTCCTTTGGCACATTCATGGTTCCTGGAGGGCGTTTACTGCTGGTTCTCCTTGGCCGCCGTATCAGTTATTGTAGAGGTGTTTGCTGGATGTCATGGTGGATTCATGGGGTGCTTTCTAAAGGATCCTCTGCTTCTTATGACATGTTCGTCAGACTCCTACTTCATGGGATCGAGATCTCTGCTCTTTTGATTCAGATGCTAGATATCTTTTGTTCTGGCGGGATTGCGATCTATATATTACTCTGTGATCGCCATTGTATAGTGGCTTCCTGGCCAGATTTTCTTTTGACTAGTGGGTTTGGTACAGTTGACAGCTACCagattatatttatattgacAGATTGGACTCTCCATGATGATAGCTCCGGGATGAGAGCTTTTGCATGGACTCTGCGATCATCTCGCCATTATCATTTTGTCTTCCTCAGCATGTGGTTCATAGCGCTTCTCCTTTTTGATTAGTTGTTGCCGCTTATTTGGTAGTCTTCTAGGGTTCGTTTTGCTTTTGTAATTCCTTCCCTAGGTTGCTTTGTatttatgtttctactgctttagcctttttgaggaggttatggttttatccacctcctcttttaggtttttttttttttttttttttctgtattctgtattttgttactgtttattttgtggatatatacagataggggtctgcctaacccccccgcatccggcggtgttttccggaaaaaaaaaaaaaaaaaaaaaaccctaaaccctaaaccctaaaccccaaaccccaaaaccGGAAAAATGCTCTCAACcccaaaaacccaaaaaaacccctaaaaatcgCCCAAACTTGCTCTCACCGCCGCCATGCCGCCGCCGCCGGTTCCCGGCCGGTTCACCACACCACCCGAAGCGCCACACCCCAACGAACATAATATCCAAAAATCATCGTCATCAGAGCACGTTTGCCCCACCAAATCGCCGACACAAATCCCGCAAATTCCGGCCATAAACGCGTCGACTTCATCTACCGTTCCGATTGGCGCCGTTTATGTACCCTTAGATTCGCCTCTTCCAAGCGACCCTTGTGTCCAAAAATTAGGTAAATCGGTGTCCATTTTCACCGCCGATTTAAGCTCCGAACTTCCGCCTGCACTGTTCATCACGCCTCCAGCCACGTTTCTGTCCATGCCGGCCGATTCCGGTCACCTCTGTTCAATTGGGACCCCGATCTGGAATCCCCATGATCAGTCGATTCCAACTCTACAAGGCCCGTCATCATCGGTGTTCAATTCCGacgggaatttcagatctacacCTCGCACCACTGAAACCCTAACGCCGACGGGGTTTTTCTTCAATTCCGGCGTCATCGCCGCTCCGTTGGTGAATTCCTTTCAACCGTGTACTCCACTTTCGATGGGTAATCCAATTTTATCTTCAATTTCAGGTAATTCATCTCCGATCAAAAACGCCCAAATTGGCGATTTTCAATCGATTTCATCCAATTCTAGTGTCCAATCGGCCCCTCCGACGTCCGGTTCTCGTGCTTTGGATACCGGTTTTGTACTCCCCATGACGTCGCCGGCGATCGCTGCAACTCCGGCCGGTAACTTGCGGGTCAACTCAGGCGAGTCAAACCGTCGTGTTGAccgagttgactcggcagtcaaTGGTTCTGCATCTGCGGTCAAACCCGTCCTTCGTGCTGAGGTTCGGGCTACTGTTTCTTTTCGTGACGCTCTTGCACCTCCGTCTCCTCGTACCGTGCAGAAAAGTTTCGAGGATGTGCGTAATTCGATGGAGGAGCTGCCTGAGCCGTCTATTCTGGATGGCAAGCCGGGTATCCGATTCCCGGTTGAGGTAATTTCTTCACTGATCGAACCTTTTAAATATGCTTTAGTCGGTAAAATTTCGGGGAACAGGTCCTTAGTCCCTAATTCTTCGATTTCTGTGGCTTTCGAAAAAATGGGACTAGTGCGATCGTTTGACTTGAAATTCTTACCCAGAGGTTTTTTGGTCATTTCTCTCTCATGTGAAGAAGATTACGCGCGCGTTTGGTCGAGGGGGAACATTTTTGTGGGACCACTTGGGATCCGTTTTTCTAAGTGGACCCCCGAATTTAATCTACATGAGGAATCCCCCATTGCGCCAGTCTGGATCCGTTTTCCGGGCTTACCCTTGCATTTGTTCAACAAGCGTACTCTTTTTGCTCTTGCGAGTCTTGTGGGTAAGCCTGTTAAGATGGACGACCACACCGCTGATGTCTCT
This window of the Primulina tabacum isolate GXHZ01 chromosome 4, ASM2559414v2, whole genome shotgun sequence genome carries:
- the LOC142541290 gene encoding uncharacterized protein LOC142541290 → MNFLIWNVRGLRSSESQQRLHAHVKDKRVKILAILEPMIDLDVRFMTRRFGFSRVISNSSGHIWVFFAEDVMVECLFDHIQFLHFRVSATFLPTTVFCSFVYAKCDYIERRQLWNSLLQVKPAQGPWLVGGDFNVVRNSSECLGSSVPVFASGPSSFRFQSMWLRHHGFLQTVRLNWNLPCHLNGMPRLFVKLKRLKSHLKWWNKSVFGDLFAKLAEAEQAVRIAEADCEAAPSDLHWTSLSNCNADLARVTAMEADFWRQKAACRWLEDGERNTKLFHNMVKKKRVANKIFRIWDNGSCITSPELIQQSGAAFFQNLLTGDPFVLSCPDFSDFPLVISDLENANIAAPPSLEEDVFDAVLDFFRGSPLPQGFTATTITLIPKVMGAQAWSDFRPISLCNVTNKIISKLLYSRLKEVAERLVSWNQSGFVPGRGPMVFSVGCLEALWLFRAVNINGSLTGFFGSTRGLRQGDPLSPLLFILGAEYLSRGLDRLYRQYPAIRYRSGCDLLLSHLAYADDIIIFANGGTREMNSLMDFLHHYENFSGQLVNAVKSVIILPPRCSGRTRSRLLRITGFGEGCFPIKYLGVPLFRGNRVCSLFDPLVQMVSKKLEGWELKTLSPGSRMTLLRSVLLSVPIYMFQVVQPPLAVMERLENVFNGFLWGSRSLDKKWHWARWSRACLPVSEGGLGFRRLKDIVDSFSIKLWFRFRQGSSLWAKFMMRKYCQLVHPAYVSSAGFISPTWRRLLKIRARAESGIRWRIGVGDVSFWDDIWCGDVPLSSQVLLRGDRGVRVSHFLSDGAWDFDLLCSVVPPSIAETITLIPIASGEPDSAIWVHSSDGVFSLKSAWELVRLRDQVSDIFTPCWGSWLRPTMSFFLWRFWHQWLPVDDVLQRRGFELASKCQCCEMPETFTHIFIDSPLARSVWHYFGAVFHVCIPLTSDFRLFLSAWKRHPGWTPRGHVKEFLPFIVLWFLWTARNDAKHRHLHISAETVKSQILSYLRLAHAASTVKPMHWRGVLQAARAMGIFVQLRRARKLTIVRWLRPPFGCFKLNVDGSSRGSPGDSTVGGVVRDSSGHVTLAHDVCILVCSEWVSALFLLVLSFGTFMVPGGRLLLVLLGRRISYCRGVCWMSWWIHGVLSKGSSASYDMFVRLLLHGIEISALLIQMLDIFCSGGIAIYILLCDRHCIVASWPDFLLTSGFGTVDSYQIIFILTDWTLHDDSSGMRAFAWTLRSSRHYHFVFLSMWFIALLLFD